The Nomascus leucogenys isolate Asia chromosome 21, Asia_NLE_v1, whole genome shotgun sequence genomic sequence TATGGAAACTGTAACAGCTACAGTGATGAGAACTAAAATTAAGGTTATACGAAGGTAACTGGTGGGTGAATGGGTTAACTCTACTGGTTTTTCCCTGTCCTGCAATTTAAATTCACAGAACCACAGTACTAGAAAGACCCTTAGAACATTTAGTCAACCACTTCATTaatcagatgaggaaactgaggctcataaaGATTGCAGTTTGTACAAGGCCACATATCTAGTCAGCAGTGAAGCAAGGACAAAGGTCCTAATCTCCAGATGCCAAGTATGTGTGCACAGTTCCAGAGCTTAATATCTTATTCTTCAGCATGATTACTGATAAGATAGGATCTGCATATTGTATAAAGAGAAATGGaggttttttcccctttcctcttgTTTCTCCCTCCCTAATCCTTAACCTTCCTTTTTAGGTGCTGCTCCCCTGAAGATTCAAGCTTATTTCAATGAGACTGCAGACCTGCCATGCCAATTTGCAAACTCTCAAAACCGAAGCCTGAGTGAGCTAGTAGTATTTTGGCAGGACCAGGAAAACTTGGTTCTGAATGAGGTATACTTAGGCAAAGAGAAATTTGACAGCGTTCATTCCAAGTATATGGGCCGCACAAGTTTTGATCCAGACAGTTGGACCCTGAGACTTCACAATCTTCAGATCAAGGACAAGGGCTTGTATCAATGTATCATCCATCACAAAAAGCCCACGGGAATGATTCGCATCCACCAGATGAATTCTGAACTGTCAGTGCTAGGTATGTGGTCAATGGTGTGGGTTCAGATTCTTAGCCTTCTCAGATGAGACTGCAAATGAGTTAGAAAAACATTGGAGGGGGACTTGAGGGGCCCAGGGGGAAAGGGGAGCCTATAGAGAGAAGGCAGAGGACAGCCACTTCTGGGAAGTGCATTTGAAGGGAGTGTAGAGTCTGGGAGTAGGGAACTGAAagtcttttgtactttttatagtCTGCTTCTGAAGGATCAGTACAAATctgctttgggggaaaaaatagagCTAATTGAAGAAAGATAATATGGCTAATTACCCATGGTAAAAACCATGGGTAATTTGGCCATTACAAAGTTTATATAACCATAAAGGCCTCAGATGTCTTACATTCATTTTTTCCTTGGGTCCAAGATTTTTCACCTACTAAATCTTTGCCTGGAGCTCCTAGCAAAGGGGACAGCTGACACATTTGGGTTTTCCCTTCAGTCTCCTCTAGGTTGCTTATGAGTTGTTTGCTGCCACGACCATGATCCTGGTAGACAGAagtgaaaaaaacccaaaaaacataACCCACAAACTTACAAACCAGCTCCTCCGCTTCACCAGACCTCAGAAGGCCTAAATGCCactacagatatttttaaaactatcacgcgatagtttactgagaatgatgttttccagtttcatccatgtccctacaaaggacatgaactcatccttttttatggctgcatagtattccatggtgtatatgtgccacattttcttaatccagtctatcgctgttggacatttgggttggttccaactctttgctattgtgaatagtgccgcaataaacatacgtgtgcatgtgtctttatagcagcatgatttatagtcctttgggtatatacccagcacattgtgcacatgtaccctaaaacctaaagtataataaaaataaataaataaataaaaaataaaaaaaacaaaaaaaaaaactatcacgcagtaaaattatttttttttgttttggtatacTGTTCTACTGATTTTGTAGATCATGTATAGATTTAGGTAACTGCCACAGGACATAGAGCGTTTCTATCACCCTAAAAATTTCCCTCAGGCTATCCCTTCATAGGGATCCCTGTCTGCACTCATAACTCTTGTTGGGCAtcctatagttttgtctttttgacagtGTCACGTAAGTGGAGccatacagtatgtaaccttttaagACTGGCTTCTTTAGTTTAGCATGCCTTCGAGATTCACCCAAGTTGTTGCACATATCAAGCTTgtccctttttattgctgagtagcattTTATAGTTTATCCATTCAACTCAGTAAAAGGCATTGAGTTGTTTCTGGTTTGGGGCTCTTATGAATagagctgctgtaaacattcatgtacaggtttttgtgtgaacataagttctCATTTCTCTAGAGGAAATACCCAGGTGTGGTATTATTGGATCCAGGTTAATTTTTGATGAAACTTGAAAAGGCAACACCTATTCTAAAACCATAGAGTAAAAcagaagcaaaagtaaaaatagaatggAGAGCTGCTCCCTTTGAACCCTGTGTGATTTAAACTAGGCTGCAGGGCTTTAGGAACAGTTAACCAAGTGCTAAATCCATGTTTTCAAAATGTGGCCAGGTACCATTGGAAATGTTTCAGGTGGGACACAGATAAGCATTTTGAAAAGCCATGTCGTATTTGTTTTAATGTATATTAGAAAAACTCTAACTTACGCAACATGTGATTTCACAGATGTTGTTAATAAAGCTAAATACGGTCTGGCAATTCACCTTCTATAGACCACATAGAGTCCAAGAAGAGTGCTCAAATAGTACACTAACATAGCAAAACTTATGAAGATGACACGCAAATGACAGACCTTTTAGTAAGAATATACTAAATTATAAATTagtttgtagaacctgcaaactACCTAGTAACTATAAAAGAACAAGAGATTTTTTCTGACAGAAGGCACATGACACAGGTCTAGGGGCTCCATGCCAGTGATCCTGAACAGCCAGAAAAGTGCGAATGGCAAGCAAAGGCAAGAGAAACACTGTGTTTATTAAGATCATGTATTTTTCCCTAAAATAGCTGGATTTGGCCTCTTAGAGTATGTTATGAAGACACTTTGATGCTCATGCAAAAATCAGTGTTCTGAATTTCGAATTCCAAAATCTCCACCCACTCACCACAATCCTGCTTGGGTTTCTGAAAGATATGACCCAGGGCATCGCAGCACCATGAACTCTGTCAGCTCCTGGTGAGGCTTCAGCTGAATCCCTTTCTGCTCTCTTAGACTGGTGAGCTGGAATGTGCCCCATGGGACACCTGGGCCCTAGAGGTCAGACCACTTCTCCTTACAAAGACTCTACTCCCTGGAAACAGTGGCTTCATTGTAAATCTTTGGTGACTCAATTACAGCCCTTGTGTCACTTAGAGAGCACTCCCTTGATTTGGATAAGCAGGAAGTAAGCATGGCCCCAAACTCTATTgttgaaaaataaacatgaagTCATTACGTGGCACTCACCTTGGGCTGAGGGCCACATTTTAGACACCCTGAGGCTCCCAGGTGTGCCCCAATGAGCCCCAGATCAAGTACCCAGTTATTTGCTATTCCCTCCTAGATACATCTAAACTtaggttgatttttttgtatctctCTTCTGCTTTCAGCTAACTTCAGTCAACCTGAAATAGTACCAATTTCTAATATAACCGAAAATGTGTACATAAATTTGACCTGCTCATCTATACACGGTTACCCAGAACCTAAGAAGATGAGTGTTTTGCTAAGAACCAAGAATTCAACTATCGAGTATGATGGTGTTATGCAGAAATCTCAAGATAATGTCACAGAACTGTACGACGTTTCCATCAGCTTGTCTGTTTCATTCCCTGATGTTACGAGCAATATGACCATCTTCTGTGTTCTGGAAACTGACAAGATACGGCTTTTATCCTCACCTTTCTCTATAGGTAAAGCTGTTTTCCAAGACTATTTCTTTCAGCAGGTATCATACACAAATGCTTAAGGCAGATCACCCAATGTCCCCGACTTGCTAGGAAACCTCCAACTGGGCCATTTTCTGATGCTGTTAGGAAGGACCCAGATGGAGGGCTCCTGCTTCTCCTAAGTGATGCAGGGTCCAGGAGGCTACGAGCCTATGTTGCACTTGAAGAAATATGCTTTTAGCCCTGAAACGGACTTAGTCTCTTGGTTTACCTTTGGATGGAGGATTCTGAAGTTTTGATTAAAAAACGCAGGATTCCTCCAGGCTAGAATTCTTTCTTTGATTACAACACATACatgcacttgcacacacacacacacacacacacgcacacacatgcacacacaccatgcaTACATGCAGACATAGAAATGGTACTTATTGTGAGTATAGAACCATTTGGGACATTATTGGTTGCAGGagtgaaaacaaaaagatatgacACCCCCTCTGCCCTTGAGGACCTTCCAGTAGAATCAGAACCCTATAATGTGCACACAtgaaaaacttgatttttaaaaggttgaattGGAATCTAAATTTTATTCCATGGAAATATCTgactaaatttaaaacaaaagtgaCTGGTAATGAGGAGTTTTATGGGCATTCAGAGGTAGGCAAGATCCCTGAGGGTCAGGGAATGGTTCCTAAAGGAAGGGGTACCTTGtcacatgtaaaataa encodes the following:
- the CD86 gene encoding T-lymphocyte activation antigen CD86 isoform X1 yields the protein MRNQEPLSSFLITMGLSNTLFVMAFLLSGAAPLKIQAYFNETADLPCQFANSQNRSLSELVVFWQDQENLVLNEVYLGKEKFDSVHSKYMGRTSFDPDSWTLRLHNLQIKDKGLYQCIIHHKKPTGMIRIHQMNSELSVLANFSQPEIVPISNITENVYINLTCSSIHGYPEPKKMSVLLRTKNSTIEYDGVMQKSQDNVTELYDVSISLSVSFPDVTSNMTIFCVLETDKIRLLSSPFSIELEDRQPPPDHIPWITAVFPTVIICVMVFCLILWKWKKKKQPRNSYKCGTNTMEREERGQTKKRERIHIPERSDEAQHVFKSSKTPSCDKSDTCF
- the CD86 gene encoding T-lymphocyte activation antigen CD86 isoform X2, whose protein sequence is MDPQCTMGLSNTLFVMAFLLSGAAPLKIQAYFNETADLPCQFANSQNRSLSELVVFWQDQENLVLNEVYLGKEKFDSVHSKYMGRTSFDPDSWTLRLHNLQIKDKGLYQCIIHHKKPTGMIRIHQMNSELSVLANFSQPEIVPISNITENVYINLTCSSIHGYPEPKKMSVLLRTKNSTIEYDGVMQKSQDNVTELYDVSISLSVSFPDVTSNMTIFCVLETDKIRLLSSPFSIELEDRQPPPDHIPWITAVFPTVIICVMVFCLILWKWKKKKQPRNSYKCGTNTMEREERGQTKKRERIHIPERSDEAQHVFKSSKTPSCDKSDTCF